A window from Vibrio cortegadensis encodes these proteins:
- a CDS encoding protein adenylyltransferase SelO: protein MPMDKTDLASSGGNSNTDSSVQIHFDNSYFNELSGFYQSQDAELAPSPSLIKFNYALAHSLNIDVQSATDEQLATIFSGNQKLEGAAPLAQAYAGHQFGHYNPQLGDGRALLLGEVIDREGKRRDIQLKGSGRTPFSRSGDGKAALGPVLREYLVSEAMHALNIPTTRALAAVITGEQIWRNQAAIGAIVTRTASSHIRVGTFQYFAANGKQDKVKQLADYVIERHYPQAKKTGSPYLTLLTLICEQQAKLVSKWQLVGFIHGVMNTDNTTISGETIDYGPCAFMDSYDPNTVFSSIDSQGRYAYANQPHIAQWNLARLAETLLPLISDDEEESVELATNALQHYMACYQELWLVGMRAKLGLKDQEEGDLELVQELLSLLNEQDVDFTQFFRSLSQVVDGEKNETEKLIKQTEEWIAWNNKWHQRLDINPISPAERTELMDRHNPIYIPRNHKVEEAILAAEQHNDFQPFERLLKVLENPFTVQPHCEEYAQPAPSSFGVYRTFCGT from the coding sequence ATGCCAATGGATAAAACAGATCTTGCCTCAAGTGGGGGTAACTCAAATACCGATTCTTCTGTACAGATCCACTTTGATAATAGCTACTTCAATGAGCTGTCTGGTTTTTATCAATCTCAAGATGCTGAACTTGCGCCATCCCCTTCACTGATTAAATTTAATTATGCGCTTGCTCATTCGTTAAATATCGATGTTCAATCGGCCACTGATGAGCAATTAGCGACTATATTTTCTGGCAATCAGAAACTCGAAGGAGCTGCGCCTTTAGCTCAAGCCTATGCTGGTCACCAATTTGGTCATTATAACCCTCAACTAGGTGATGGCCGTGCTTTGCTGCTTGGTGAGGTGATTGATCGTGAAGGTAAAAGACGCGATATACAGTTAAAAGGTTCAGGGCGAACACCATTCTCGCGTTCTGGTGATGGCAAAGCGGCTCTTGGTCCTGTATTACGCGAGTATCTTGTGTCTGAAGCTATGCATGCGTTAAATATTCCGACAACACGCGCTCTTGCTGCGGTGATCACAGGGGAACAGATATGGCGAAATCAGGCCGCAATTGGGGCGATTGTCACTCGTACAGCATCAAGTCATATCCGGGTTGGTACTTTCCAATATTTTGCAGCTAACGGAAAGCAAGACAAAGTTAAGCAGCTAGCCGATTACGTTATTGAACGCCACTACCCACAGGCAAAGAAGACGGGTTCCCCGTATTTAACTTTACTCACGCTCATCTGTGAACAACAAGCAAAACTTGTTTCAAAATGGCAGTTGGTTGGTTTTATTCATGGCGTCATGAATACCGATAATACGACAATTTCGGGCGAAACCATTGATTATGGGCCGTGTGCATTTATGGACAGTTATGACCCCAATACGGTATTTAGCTCTATAGATTCGCAAGGTCGATATGCTTACGCTAATCAACCTCATATTGCGCAGTGGAATCTTGCTCGTCTCGCTGAAACTCTGCTTCCACTTATCTCTGACGATGAAGAAGAGTCGGTCGAACTCGCCACTAACGCATTGCAGCACTATATGGCCTGTTATCAGGAATTATGGCTGGTGGGAATGCGCGCTAAACTGGGGTTGAAAGATCAAGAAGAGGGCGATCTTGAGCTTGTTCAAGAGTTACTAAGTTTACTCAATGAGCAAGATGTCGATTTTACACAGTTTTTCCGTTCTTTGTCGCAAGTGGTAGACGGTGAGAAAAACGAAACCGAGAAACTAATTAAGCAAACTGAAGAATGGATTGCTTGGAACAATAAATGGCACCAGCGACTCGATATAAATCCAATCTCACCTGCCGAGAGAACAGAGTTGATGGACCGTCATAACCCTATCTATATCCCAAGGAACCATAAGGTAGAAGAGGCGATTCTTGCGGCTGAACAACACAATGATTTTCAACCTTTTGAACGGCTACTTAAAGTGTTAGAAAATCCGTTTACTGTCCAACCTCATTGCGAAGAGTACGCTCAACCCGCACCAAGTAGCTTCGGCGTTTACAGAACCTTCTGCGGAACATAG
- a CDS encoding aminotransferase-like domain-containing protein, protein MAKYETLVDQIREQIKSNIWRVGDKLPSLRKQTETTGMSLMTVLHAYQVLESQGWIVSHARSGYFVAPKIQNSNPISKRSNATVSKAEEIDINDFVFDVLKANRTPYTVDFGSVYPDPSLYPRNQVNKSLTSAVSHMPTSSALDNLPPGNKGLRQIIAKRYAAEGMNVHPDEIVITAGALEALNLSLQAVTQAGDWVVVESPTFYGALQSLQRLNLRALSIRTHPTDGIDLDSLEDVLKSHTVKACWLMTNQQNPLGCTLSNDKKARLMALLAEYNVYLIEDDVYSELYYGSQKPLPAKAFDQNGMTMHCSSFSKTLVAGFRIGWVAAGKMALPIQKLQMMSTLSASAPIQLALEKYLSARNYENHLRQLRRKLEQRKFAVWQMLCAEMPASVNINYSEGGYFLWIELPDHVDATVLYQQASKENISIAPGRMFSLNNEFDHCFRLNSSFECSLIQERAIKRLAELIQKMLEQ, encoded by the coding sequence GTGGCCAAATATGAAACGTTGGTTGATCAGATCCGAGAACAAATAAAAAGTAACATTTGGCGAGTGGGGGATAAGTTACCTTCATTACGTAAACAGACTGAAACGACAGGCATGAGCCTAATGACAGTGCTACATGCTTATCAGGTTTTAGAAAGCCAAGGCTGGATTGTCTCTCATGCTCGATCTGGTTACTTTGTTGCGCCGAAAATTCAGAATTCGAATCCAATATCCAAACGTTCCAATGCGACGGTGTCTAAAGCGGAAGAAATAGATATTAATGATTTTGTGTTTGATGTTTTAAAAGCGAATCGAACCCCTTATACCGTCGATTTTGGCTCGGTTTACCCCGATCCGAGTTTGTATCCGCGAAACCAAGTTAATAAATCGCTCACCAGTGCGGTGAGTCATATGCCTACGTCCAGTGCGTTAGATAATCTGCCACCAGGCAACAAAGGGTTACGCCAAATTATCGCAAAACGGTATGCCGCAGAAGGCATGAATGTACACCCTGATGAAATTGTAATCACGGCGGGCGCGTTGGAAGCGTTGAACTTAAGTTTACAAGCGGTGACACAAGCTGGGGACTGGGTTGTGGTGGAATCTCCAACGTTCTATGGTGCACTTCAATCACTGCAAAGGCTTAACTTAAGAGCATTGTCGATCAGAACGCATCCAACAGATGGAATCGATCTTGACTCATTAGAAGATGTACTTAAATCACATACGGTTAAGGCATGTTGGTTGATGACTAATCAGCAGAACCCGCTGGGTTGTACATTATCAAATGATAAAAAGGCCCGTTTAATGGCTTTGCTAGCGGAGTATAACGTCTACTTGATTGAAGATGATGTGTATAGCGAACTCTATTACGGTAGTCAAAAGCCCTTACCTGCAAAAGCGTTTGATCAAAATGGAATGACGATGCACTGTTCATCTTTTTCTAAAACGCTTGTCGCTGGGTTTCGTATTGGTTGGGTAGCCGCTGGAAAAATGGCGTTACCAATTCAAAAGCTTCAGATGATGAGTACTTTATCTGCTAGTGCACCTATTCAATTAGCACTTGAAAAGTACCTTTCCGCTCGTAACTATGAAAATCATTTGCGCCAATTACGAAGAAAACTTGAACAGCGTAAATTTGCTGTCTGGCAGATGCTGTGCGCAGAGATGCCAGCGAGTGTGAATATTAATTATTCGGAAGGTGGTTACTTCTTGTGGATTGAGCTTCCAGATCATGTGGATGCGACCGTCTTATATCAGCAAGCATCCAAGGAGAATATCAGTATTGCTCCGGGTAGAATGTTCTCTCTGAATAATGAATTCGATCACTGCTTCCGCCTTAACTCTTCGTTTGAATGTTCGCTAATTCAAGAGAGAGCAATAAAGCGATTGGCGGAGTTAATTCAAAAAATGTTAGAACAATAA
- a CDS encoding DUF2760 domain-containing protein: MIVDLNLIPTTFDMLHAGLLASSVLLLLIAVSRKSKEIEKIVEKPVEKIIEVEKPVEKIVEIEKIIEVEKVVEKVIEVESKLATASTDSALQLLSIMQQEARLIDFLNEDLTSFTDEEVGAAARVIHSGGQKVLKEYVELSHIRTEDEETRITVAEGFNPQEVRLTGNVTGNAPFNGTLVHKGWKADAINLPKLSANYDVSIIAPAEVEL; the protein is encoded by the coding sequence ATGATTGTCGATTTAAACCTAATTCCAACTACGTTTGACATGCTACATGCGGGCCTGTTGGCTTCAAGCGTACTACTGCTTCTCATTGCTGTATCTCGCAAATCAAAAGAGATAGAAAAAATAGTTGAGAAACCAGTCGAAAAAATTATCGAAGTGGAAAAACCTGTTGAGAAAATTGTCGAGATTGAAAAAATCATCGAAGTTGAAAAAGTAGTAGAGAAAGTGATCGAAGTTGAATCAAAGCTGGCAACGGCTTCAACTGACTCAGCTTTGCAACTTCTGTCAATTATGCAGCAAGAAGCGCGTCTGATCGATTTCCTAAACGAAGACCTGACTTCATTTACAGATGAAGAAGTTGGCGCAGCGGCGCGCGTTATCCACTCCGGCGGTCAAAAAGTATTGAAAGAGTATGTTGAGCTATCTCATATTCGCACTGAAGATGAAGAGACTCGCATCACTGTCGCTGAAGGCTTTAACCCTCAAGAAGTTCGTTTAACAGGCAATGTTACAGGTAATGCGCCATTCAACGGTACTCTTGTGCATAAAGGCTGGAAAGCAGATGCAATTAACTTACCTAAACTATCAGCAAACTACGACGTTTCTATCATTGCTCCTGCGGAGGTTGAACTGTAA
- the deoC gene encoding deoxyribose-phosphate aldolase: MNDLNTVALRALQLMDLTTLNDDDTADTIIELCKNAETTVGNTAAVCIYPRFIPIAKKQLRLQGTPDIRVVTVTNFPHGNDDIEIAVAETKAALMYGADEVDVTFPYRALMGGDESVGFEMVKKCKAACGDIPLKVIIESGELKTEALIKKASEISIKAGADIIKTSTGKVPVNATPEAANAMLSVIKEMGVEDSVGFKASGGVQTAEDAKIYLDMVDNLFGQGWADNSMHYRFGASSLLNNLLHNLGEAKTMEKASY; encoded by the coding sequence ATGAACGATCTCAACACAGTAGCACTACGAGCTCTTCAATTAATGGATCTTACTACCCTCAATGACGACGACACTGCCGACACTATTATCGAGCTATGTAAGAACGCAGAAACAACCGTCGGCAATACAGCAGCAGTTTGTATTTACCCACGCTTTATCCCTATCGCTAAAAAGCAACTGCGCCTTCAAGGCACCCCTGACATTCGAGTAGTCACTGTGACCAACTTCCCACACGGCAATGACGATATTGAAATTGCCGTCGCTGAAACCAAAGCGGCTCTGATGTATGGCGCAGATGAAGTTGATGTCACATTCCCGTACCGTGCCTTAATGGGGGGAGATGAAAGCGTTGGGTTTGAGATGGTCAAAAAATGCAAGGCAGCCTGTGGTGACATTCCACTTAAAGTCATCATAGAATCCGGAGAGCTAAAAACCGAAGCACTAATAAAGAAAGCATCTGAAATATCGATTAAGGCTGGCGCCGATATAATCAAAACATCAACGGGGAAAGTTCCTGTTAACGCAACCCCTGAAGCCGCAAACGCAATGTTATCCGTTATAAAAGAGATGGGTGTAGAAGACTCGGTTGGCTTTAAAGCATCAGGTGGCGTTCAAACTGCCGAAGATGCAAAAATATACTTAGACATGGTTGATAATCTTTTTGGCCAAGGCTGGGCTGACAATAGCATGCACTATCGTTTTGGAGCATCGAGTCTACTTAATAATTTACTCCATAACTTAGGTGAAGCGAAAACGATGGAAAAAGCTAGTTACTAA
- a CDS encoding HPP family protein, translating to MNNYWISCIAGVGAALAIGLLTHIEASMTELALVMAPFGATTVLVFGLPSSPLAQPKNVIFGHLITALIGVVFTQFVGVTPMTLAIATGIGVSVMLLTKTTHPPAGANPMLIMLSGQGWSFLITPVLTGAIFIVLMGKAFNLVQQRLMQPD from the coding sequence ATGAACAATTATTGGATTTCATGTATTGCTGGTGTGGGAGCGGCGTTGGCTATTGGGTTGCTTACTCATATAGAAGCATCAATGACAGAGCTTGCACTGGTTATGGCTCCATTTGGTGCAACAACGGTTCTTGTATTTGGCTTGCCTAGTAGCCCTTTGGCACAACCAAAGAACGTTATATTCGGTCATCTAATTACGGCTTTGATTGGTGTGGTTTTCACTCAATTTGTAGGCGTAACACCTATGACTCTTGCGATCGCGACAGGAATTGGGGTATCAGTCATGCTGTTAACAAAGACAACTCACCCACCAGCAGGAGCAAATCCAATGTTGATTATGTTGTCTGGGCAGGGGTGGTCATTTCTTATTACCCCCGTACTGACCGGCGCTATTTTCATTGTATTGATGGGAAAAGCGTTTAATTTGGTTCAACAACGTTTAATGCAACCTGATTGA
- a CDS encoding TetR/AcrR family transcriptional regulator, producing MSKKREQLVTTALDLFYYQGVHEIGINEILKVSGVAKRTMYSHFESKDALIVATLQKRHTNFMSWLKDVLKDARSDQQVINLLFDGLESWFTNKSEVLGKFRGCFFINTAAEFSAIQSDIVKYCSFHKTEVRALIEQKLTCNSSTLLDAICIMKEGAITTVHMTGEGSDVCEKSKRILTSLIEPKP from the coding sequence ATGAGTAAAAAGCGTGAGCAACTCGTCACTACAGCATTGGATCTTTTTTATTATCAAGGTGTTCACGAAATCGGAATCAATGAAATTCTGAAAGTGTCTGGCGTTGCTAAAAGAACGATGTACAGCCATTTTGAAAGTAAGGACGCACTTATCGTCGCTACTCTCCAAAAGCGGCACACTAATTTCATGTCATGGTTGAAAGATGTATTAAAAGATGCACGGTCAGATCAACAAGTGATCAACCTGCTTTTTGATGGTTTAGAGTCTTGGTTTACCAATAAATCCGAAGTATTAGGCAAGTTTAGAGGGTGTTTTTTCATCAACACCGCGGCAGAATTCAGTGCAATTCAGAGTGATATTGTGAAGTACTGTTCATTTCACAAAACAGAAGTGAGAGCACTGATTGAACAGAAACTGACTTGCAATTCATCGACTCTTCTTGATGCTATTTGCATTATGAAGGAGGGCGCAATTACAACCGTCCATATGACGGGGGAAGGCTCTGACGTGTGTGAAAAAAGTAAGCGGATACTGACGTCTTTAATCGAGCCTAAACCATAA
- a CDS encoding TetR/AcrR family transcriptional regulator has translation MSGIIRAKQGTKHKSEQERRAQILDCSMEMFISNGYHKTTMKEIMASTELSKGAIYHYFSSKEEIFIGIVREFEVHLRLNFATIITSNDPIPDVKNLIYTNLDELIRLYRMSIVCLEISENHVVKQIFDGMSSYIRESTTIAIKSKYSHLSEEYVDDVVSSFYLMMEGLFSLAATDMLFNARNELAKVFRVVDCLLGMSKTN, from the coding sequence ATGAGTGGAATAATTAGAGCTAAGCAGGGTACTAAACATAAGTCGGAGCAAGAACGACGTGCTCAAATTCTTGATTGTTCAATGGAAATGTTCATAAGTAATGGTTATCACAAAACCACTATGAAAGAAATTATGGCGTCTACTGAGTTATCAAAAGGTGCTATTTACCATTACTTTTCGAGTAAAGAAGAGATCTTTATTGGAATTGTTCGTGAGTTTGAAGTGCACCTTCGGTTGAATTTCGCCACGATTATTACCTCTAATGATCCAATACCAGATGTGAAAAATCTGATCTACACCAATTTGGATGAATTAATTCGTTTGTATCGCATGTCGATTGTGTGCCTAGAAATTTCAGAGAATCATGTGGTAAAACAAATATTTGATGGAATGTCGAGTTACATACGTGAAAGTACTACGATAGCTATAAAGAGTAAATATTCTCACTTGTCAGAAGAGTATGTCGATGATGTGGTCAGCAGTTTTTATCTGATGATGGAGGGATTATTTTCACTCGCGGCTACAGATATGTTATTCAATGCTCGTAACGAATTAGCCAAAGTATTTAGAGTTGTTGATTGCCTACTTGGTATGTCTAAAACAAATTAG
- a CDS encoding Hsp70 family protein: MEHSQPETQAKFSVGIDLGTTHCVLSYLDINDEDARVQVMEIPQLTAPGTVENRSQLGSFLYQPHEHEMGEGSRTLPWTHEPKALVGAIARNLGSKTPIRLVASAKSWLCHSGVNRRDSFLPQGSPEEVSKVSPLKTTELYLDHLKQAWDHANPNAPLSEQDVTITVPASFDPAARDLTAEAARNVGFEHLTLLEEPQAALYSWIDNSNDTWRDEVNVGDIVLVVDVGGGTTDLSLVAVTEEDGNLNLNRIAVGEHILLGGDNMDLALAYRLKMKLAQDGKQLQPWQVQAMTHACRDAKEALLNDSELQAVPIVVPSRGSKLLGATLKTELTQEEVQQTLVDGFFPQVGIADHPVQKARGALTQMGLPYAQDAGITRHIAAFLSKQANAQGSGSAPAQEFNPFANMPGMPEAEPASVDFIKPTAMLFNGGVLKSKLLATRLSDTINEWLIDADTEMAKQLSGLDLDLAVASGASYYGSVRRGQGVRIRGGIASSYYVGIESAMPAIPGMAPPMEALCVAPFGMEEGSSVQVPSQQFGLVIGEPVHFQFFGSTTRREDEAGTHLDFWQPEELEELPEIQVTLPVSEGRNIGEVVPVTLASRVTELGTLYLEAIAADNGQKWHVEFDVRDEASGEALTQNSDSQSQSG; the protein is encoded by the coding sequence ATGGAACACTCTCAACCTGAGACTCAAGCTAAGTTTAGTGTTGGTATCGATTTAGGTACGACACACTGCGTACTGTCTTACCTTGACATCAACGATGAAGATGCTCGCGTTCAAGTGATGGAGATTCCACAACTGACCGCACCAGGCACCGTTGAAAATCGCAGCCAACTTGGTTCATTTTTGTATCAACCTCATGAGCATGAGATGGGCGAAGGTTCTCGTACCCTACCATGGACTCATGAACCGAAAGCATTAGTCGGTGCTATTGCGCGTAATCTTGGCAGCAAAACACCGATCCGTCTGGTTGCAAGTGCGAAATCTTGGTTATGCCATAGTGGTGTCAATCGCCGCGACAGCTTCCTACCACAAGGTAGCCCTGAAGAAGTCAGCAAAGTATCACCACTAAAAACAACAGAATTATATCTCGATCATCTTAAGCAAGCTTGGGATCACGCGAATCCAAATGCCCCGCTTTCTGAACAAGATGTAACGATTACAGTTCCAGCATCATTTGATCCAGCCGCTCGTGATTTAACGGCTGAAGCGGCTCGTAACGTAGGCTTTGAACATTTAACACTATTAGAAGAGCCTCAAGCTGCTCTTTATAGCTGGATCGACAACAGCAATGACACATGGCGCGATGAAGTCAATGTTGGTGACATCGTATTAGTCGTCGATGTCGGTGGTGGTACGACTGACCTTTCATTGGTTGCTGTGACAGAAGAAGATGGTAATTTAAACCTGAATCGAATCGCTGTAGGTGAGCACATCCTACTTGGCGGCGATAATATGGATTTAGCTCTCGCTTACCGCTTAAAAATGAAACTGGCTCAAGATGGCAAGCAGTTGCAACCTTGGCAAGTTCAAGCGATGACGCACGCATGCCGTGATGCAAAAGAAGCACTGTTAAATGACTCAGAACTTCAAGCGGTGCCGATTGTAGTCCCAAGCCGTGGCTCTAAATTATTAGGAGCAACACTGAAGACAGAACTGACACAAGAAGAAGTACAGCAAACGCTCGTCGATGGTTTCTTCCCACAAGTCGGTATTGCAGATCATCCAGTACAAAAAGCGCGCGGCGCACTGACTCAAATGGGTCTACCTTACGCTCAAGATGCAGGTATTACACGCCACATCGCTGCGTTCTTATCTAAGCAAGCGAATGCTCAAGGTTCAGGCTCTGCTCCTGCTCAAGAGTTCAACCCGTTTGCGAATATGCCAGGCATGCCGGAAGCAGAACCTGCAAGTGTCGATTTCATCAAGCCAACTGCTATGCTATTCAATGGCGGTGTTCTGAAATCAAAACTGCTAGCAACTCGCCTATCAGACACCATTAATGAATGGTTAATTGATGCAGATACAGAAATGGCTAAACAGCTTTCTGGTCTAGATCTGGATCTTGCCGTTGCAAGTGGTGCCTCTTACTATGGTTCTGTTCGCCGAGGCCAAGGTGTTCGTATCCGTGGTGGTATCGCGTCTAGTTACTATGTTGGTATTGAAAGCGCGATGCCTGCAATTCCGGGAATGGCACCACCAATGGAAGCACTTTGTGTTGCTCCATTTGGTATGGAAGAGGGCTCAAGCGTTCAAGTTCCTAGCCAGCAGTTCGGTCTCGTTATTGGCGAGCCTGTTCACTTCCAATTCTTCGGTTCAACGACTCGCCGTGAAGACGAAGCTGGCACTCATCTTGATTTCTGGCAGCCAGAAGAGCTGGAAGAGTTACCTGAAATTCAAGTGACGCTACCTGTATCTGAAGGGCGTAACATTGGCGAAGTGGTTCCTGTTACCTTAGCGTCTCGTGTAACCGAGCTAGGCACTTTGTACTTAGAAGCGATTGCAGCGGATAATGGCCAGAAATGGCACGTTGAATTTGATGTACGCGATGAAGCGTCAGGCGAAGCGCTTACGCAAAATAGCGATAGTCAAAGCCAAAGCGGATAA
- a CDS encoding Hsp70 family protein: protein MASPRFLVGIDLGTTNTVVAFCEITDDLQHSPVSLFDIDQLVGPGEVVRKPLLPSFRYHPAQGQISASDLTLPWEHSPVSGDISNAIVGEWARELGAKVEGRQVSSAKSWLSHQAVDRRSEILPWAGAADVDKVSPVIASASYLNHIRQAWNYRNPSNKLEDQDVVVTVPASFDETARKLTLEAANIAGLSKIVLLEEPQAVCYDWYARHQTSATQELAQLPLILVCDVGGGTTDLSLIEAKFSDDKLGLDRIGVGEHLMLGGDNLDLALAHLAEQRFNQSKKLNASSLTKLIQQTRKAKEGLLSTGAPDEVKITMLGSGSKLLGGTKSVSLTKQEVHQIALDGFFPLTDFDQVPDKRRSAVVEFGLPYVADPAMSKHVAEFLTQHQQVSQAALASLDSHTDNQDKAAIPVGLLLNGGVFNSELVTSRITQLLENWRGEPVTVLDNPHPDWSVALGAVAFGKARRGAQLKIGGGAARSYFLHLQEKNKMGNALCLLAKGTEEGHEIRLSGRRFSLTLGEPVKFNLLTSTHDVLSAEQGIVKNGAVVKVDADLFTPLPPYISTLEGDAVDLHANQKDRVEVQLACQLTEVGTLKMECVSCEDESKRWNLEFEVRNKQSDEQQKQDLHPRLPECKELISRLYSGNKKSADSKEIKTLAKELEKRLGKREEWDFVTLRQLFDTFSQGRKRRRRSEQHEKNWLRLAGYSLRPGFGDPTDAWRIEQVWMLYQQNIQFENHQGWSDWWVFWRRIAGGLNQEQQETILADIAKYLHPGAMKNPASAKVAQDKGYEAMVRLAASLEHLEVEDKVLLSTWFLSKAINQPQYPQAHWWALGRLASRTPLYGSQHNVIPREQAEQWLPKLLEQKWNKEPMVAFATVMICRKTGDRLFDISDDYREQVLTKLKSSKVPDSWIELVDTVKELSESESKRVFGDALPSGLSLIKD, encoded by the coding sequence ATGGCATCTCCTCGTTTTCTTGTCGGAATCGATTTAGGCACAACCAACACCGTTGTCGCGTTTTGTGAAATCACCGACGATCTACAGCACTCCCCTGTTTCTCTTTTCGATATCGACCAACTTGTCGGCCCGGGAGAAGTCGTAAGAAAACCGTTATTACCTTCGTTTCGCTATCATCCCGCGCAAGGTCAAATTTCAGCATCGGACTTAACTCTACCTTGGGAACATAGTCCAGTTTCAGGTGATATCAGTAACGCTATTGTTGGCGAATGGGCACGAGAGCTAGGCGCAAAAGTCGAAGGCCGCCAAGTATCAAGTGCCAAGAGTTGGCTTTCTCATCAAGCAGTTGATCGTCGTTCTGAAATTTTACCCTGGGCAGGCGCGGCAGACGTCGATAAAGTCTCCCCTGTTATTGCGAGTGCCAGTTACCTTAACCACATTCGCCAAGCGTGGAACTATCGCAATCCAAGTAACAAACTTGAGGATCAAGACGTTGTCGTTACTGTTCCAGCTTCATTTGATGAAACCGCTCGTAAGTTAACGTTAGAAGCGGCAAACATCGCAGGTTTAAGCAAAATCGTGCTTCTTGAAGAGCCTCAAGCCGTCTGTTATGACTGGTATGCAAGGCACCAAACAAGTGCGACACAAGAGCTCGCTCAACTGCCATTGATTCTTGTCTGCGACGTAGGTGGCGGTACGACCGACTTGAGTTTAATCGAAGCCAAATTCTCAGACGATAAACTAGGGCTTGACCGAATTGGTGTTGGCGAACACTTAATGCTTGGTGGTGACAACCTTGATTTAGCCTTGGCTCACCTTGCTGAGCAGCGTTTCAATCAAAGCAAAAAACTCAATGCATCAAGCTTAACAAAACTGATTCAGCAGACACGTAAAGCCAAAGAAGGTTTGCTCTCTACAGGTGCACCTGACGAAGTTAAAATCACCATGCTCGGCAGTGGTTCGAAACTATTAGGTGGCACAAAAAGTGTCAGTTTAACGAAGCAGGAAGTGCACCAAATAGCGCTAGATGGATTCTTCCCTCTCACTGATTTTGACCAAGTACCGGATAAACGCCGCAGCGCCGTTGTAGAGTTCGGCCTGCCTTATGTGGCCGATCCTGCGATGAGTAAACATGTGGCTGAATTCTTAACTCAGCACCAGCAAGTCTCTCAAGCAGCACTAGCCTCACTCGATTCACACACGGATAATCAAGACAAGGCTGCGATACCAGTTGGCCTATTGCTTAACGGCGGCGTGTTCAACAGTGAACTGGTTACCTCTCGGATTACTCAGTTACTAGAAAATTGGCGAGGCGAACCCGTAACGGTTTTGGATAATCCACATCCAGACTGGTCTGTGGCACTAGGCGCGGTTGCGTTTGGTAAAGCTCGACGTGGTGCTCAACTTAAAATTGGTGGTGGCGCTGCGCGCTCTTACTTCCTGCATCTTCAAGAGAAAAACAAGATGGGCAATGCACTTTGCCTTCTTGCAAAAGGGACCGAAGAAGGACATGAAATTCGACTTTCAGGCCGTCGTTTCTCTCTGACTCTTGGAGAACCGGTTAAATTTAATTTGCTCACATCCACGCACGATGTTCTTTCAGCGGAGCAAGGTATAGTGAAAAATGGAGCAGTGGTTAAAGTCGACGCTGACCTGTTTACGCCGCTGCCACCTTATATCTCGACCCTTGAAGGCGATGCTGTCGATCTTCACGCCAACCAAAAAGATCGAGTGGAAGTGCAACTTGCGTGTCAACTCACCGAAGTCGGCACTTTGAAAATGGAATGCGTAAGCTGCGAAGATGAGAGCAAACGCTGGAACCTTGAATTTGAAGTTCGAAATAAACAGAGTGATGAACAGCAGAAACAAGATTTACACCCTCGCCTCCCAGAGTGCAAAGAGCTAATCTCACGTTTATACAGTGGCAACAAAAAAAGTGCCGATTCGAAAGAGATCAAAACGCTCGCTAAAGAGTTAGAAAAACGCTTAGGTAAACGTGAAGAGTGGGATTTTGTCACCTTACGTCAATTGTTCGATACTTTCTCGCAAGGTCGTAAGCGCCGTCGTCGTTCAGAGCAGCATGAAAAAAACTGGTTAAGACTCGCAGGTTACTCTCTGCGTCCGGGTTTTGGTGATCCAACCGATGCATGGCGTATTGAGCAAGTTTGGATGCTTTATCAGCAAAACATTCAATTTGAAAATCACCAAGGCTGGAGCGATTGGTGGGTATTTTGGCGTCGTATTGCGGGTGGATTAAACCAAGAGCAGCAAGAGACTATCCTTGCTGATATTGCAAAATATCTTCACCCCGGAGCAATGAAAAACCCAGCGTCTGCCAAAGTCGCACAAGACAAGGGCTACGAAGCAATGGTGCGTTTGGCTGCTTCGCTTGAGCACCTTGAAGTCGAAGATAAAGTGTTACTCTCGACCTGGTTCTTAAGTAAAGCGATCAATCAGCCACAATACCCTCAAGCGCATTGGTGGGCATTAGGTCGTCTTGCTTCTCGAACGCCACTGTACGGCAGCCAACACAATGTCATTCCACGCGAACAGGCTGAGCAATGGCTACCGAAATTGCTGGAACAAAAATGGAACAAAGAGCCGATGGTGGCTTTTGCAACGGTAATGATTTGTCGCAAAACAGGCGATCGCCTATTCGATATTTCGGACGATTATCGTGAGCAGGTATTAACCAAACTCAAATCCAGTAAAGTGCCTGATTCTTGGATTGAACTGGTTGATACCGTAAAAGAGTTATCGGAAAGTGAATCGAAACGCGTCTTTGGTGATGCGCTTCCAAGTGGGTTATCTTTGATTAAAGATTAA